From Vibrio artabrorum, a single genomic window includes:
- the lpxD gene encoding UDP-3-O-(3-hydroxymyristoyl)glucosamine N-acyltransferase — MKNLTLAELATITGGELHGDGAITVSVVAPMDKAQEGSITFLSNTKYSKLLSDCKASAIMVKESERELCKTNVIVVSDPYVAFAKVAQALDTTPAPAAEIADSASISGDATIGQNVSIGANAVIESGVVLGDDVIIGAGCFIGKNAKVGAGTKLWANVSVYHDVVIGEACLIQSSTVIGSDGFGYANEKGEWVKIPQVGSVRIGNRVEIGACTSIDRGALDDTIIEDNVILDNQLQIAHNVHIGYGSALAGGTTVAGSTTIGKYCIIGGGCVINGHIEIIDGVTITGMGMVMRSITEKGMYSSGIPLQPNKDWRKTAARVHRIDEMNKRLKSVEKLIEKSVES; from the coding sequence ATGAAGAACCTGACTTTAGCCGAATTGGCAACGATTACCGGAGGGGAGTTACATGGAGACGGTGCCATCACTGTCTCAGTTGTTGCTCCTATGGATAAAGCGCAAGAAGGGAGCATTACGTTCCTTTCGAACACGAAGTACAGCAAGCTTCTAAGTGACTGTAAAGCATCTGCTATTATGGTTAAAGAGAGTGAGCGTGAACTGTGTAAAACCAATGTGATTGTGGTCAGCGACCCTTACGTGGCTTTTGCTAAAGTTGCTCAAGCGCTTGATACAACGCCTGCCCCTGCGGCGGAGATTGCTGATTCTGCTTCAATTTCAGGCGACGCAACCATTGGGCAAAATGTGTCCATTGGTGCAAATGCTGTGATTGAATCTGGTGTGGTACTGGGTGATGATGTGATCATCGGTGCTGGCTGTTTTATTGGTAAAAACGCGAAAGTTGGCGCTGGTACTAAGCTATGGGCTAACGTAAGTGTTTACCATGACGTTGTGATTGGTGAAGCATGCTTGATTCAATCAAGCACGGTTATTGGTTCTGATGGCTTTGGTTATGCGAACGAGAAAGGCGAATGGGTTAAGATTCCGCAAGTCGGTTCCGTTCGCATTGGTAACCGAGTCGAAATCGGCGCGTGTACCAGCATTGACCGCGGTGCATTAGATGACACGATCATTGAAGACAATGTTATCCTAGATAATCAGCTTCAGATTGCTCACAATGTTCACATCGGATATGGTTCAGCCCTTGCGGGTGGTACTACTGTGGCTGGCAGCACAACGATAGGTAAGTACTGTATTATTGGTGGTGGCTGTGTGATTAATGGTCACATTGAAATCATTGACGGCGTTACGATCACCGGTATGGGGATGGTAATGCGCAGCATCACTGAGAAAGGCATGTACTCTTCGGGTATTCCTTTACAGCCAAATAAAGATTGGCGTAAAACAGCAGCGCGTGTTCATCGTATTGATGAAATGAACAAGCGTTTGAAGTCCGTTGAAAAACTTATCGAGAAGAGCGTGGAATCATAA
- a CDS encoding OmpH family outer membrane protein, with product MIKAAGLGLVVLSSSFFATAAEAAQKVGFVNTAQVFQALPQREVVLQKMQEEFKDKAAELQSIQAEAKTKIEKLKRDGELLGPDEVEKLRIEVGQLDSKYKIKAQALEKASQRREAQEKQKLFKVIQDAVTKVAEKEGYDMIIDTQALQYGKPEYNISEQVIKSLK from the coding sequence ATGATTAAAGCAGCGGGTTTAGGCCTTGTAGTTCTTAGCTCTTCTTTCTTTGCAACAGCGGCTGAAGCTGCGCAAAAAGTGGGTTTTGTAAACACTGCACAAGTATTCCAGGCTCTACCTCAGCGCGAAGTTGTTCTTCAAAAAATGCAGGAAGAATTCAAAGATAAAGCGGCCGAGCTGCAGAGCATTCAAGCCGAAGCGAAAACGAAGATTGAAAAACTTAAGCGTGATGGCGAACTGCTAGGCCCTGACGAAGTTGAGAAGCTTCGCATTGAAGTTGGCCAATTAGACAGTAAGTACAAAATCAAAGCTCAAGCATTAGAAAAAGCCAGTCAACGTCGTGAAGCACAAGAGAAGCAAAAACTATTCAAAGTGATTCAAGATGCTGTCACTAAAGTTGCAGAGAAAGAAGGCTACGACATGATTATTGATACTCAAGCTCTGCAATACGGCAAGCCTGAATACAACATCTCTGAGCAAGTAATTAAATCACTGAAATAA
- the rnhB gene encoding ribonuclease HII, with amino-acid sequence MAVKEKKELPPFEYPQGYQLFAGVDEVGRGPLVGDVVTAAVILDPKKPIEGLNDSKKLSEKKRLALLPEIKEKALAWSVGRCSPQEIDELNILQATMVAMQRAIAGLSVQPDMALIDGNRVPELPMDGLAIVKGDLRVAEISAASIIAKVVRDQEMEELDKLHPEFGFAQHKGYPTKAHFEAIEKHGVTEHYRKSFKPVKRILGID; translated from the coding sequence ATGGCAGTAAAAGAGAAAAAAGAGCTTCCTCCTTTTGAGTACCCTCAGGGATACCAGCTGTTTGCGGGCGTGGATGAAGTCGGACGTGGTCCTTTGGTTGGTGATGTTGTGACGGCTGCGGTTATCCTCGATCCGAAGAAGCCAATTGAAGGCTTAAACGATTCAAAAAAGCTGTCAGAGAAGAAGCGCCTAGCACTGCTTCCTGAAATCAAAGAGAAAGCACTGGCTTGGTCGGTTGGCCGTTGTTCTCCTCAAGAGATAGATGAGCTAAATATTCTTCAAGCGACCATGGTGGCAATGCAGCGAGCTATCGCAGGTTTGAGCGTTCAACCTGATATGGCGTTGATAGATGGAAACCGTGTCCCAGAACTGCCGATGGATGGTCTTGCGATTGTGAAGGGGGACTTGCGAGTGGCTGAAATCAGTGCGGCGTCTATTATCGCAAAAGTCGTTCGTGACCAAGAGATGGAAGAGCTTGATAAACTTCATCCAGAGTTTGGTTTCGCTCAACATAAAGGTTACCCAACCAAAGCACATTTCGAAGCGATTGAAAAACACGGCGTAACCGAGCATTACCGCAAAAGTTTCAAACCCGTGAAACGTATATTAGGTATCGATTAA
- the dnaE gene encoding DNA polymerase III subunit alpha has product MSDPKFVHLRVHSDFSMVDGLSKVPPLVKKVAEMGMPALALTDFTNLCGLVKFYGNAHGCGIKPIIGADFLMQSPEFGDELTKLTVLAMDNKGYNNLTLLISKAYLRGHVQHQPVIDKEWLIENADGLIILSGAKEGEVGKALLKGNRELVANSVEFYKTHFPDRFYLELIRTGRPDEESYLHFALELAEQQDLPVVATNEVVFLTEDLFDAHEIRVAIHDGFTMVDPRRPKNYSPQQYLRSEEEMCELFSDIPEALENSVEIAKRCNVTVRLGEYFLPNFPTEGLAIEDYLIKKSEEGLERRLAFLFPDEKVRAERRPEYDERLKIELEVINNMGFPGYFLIVMEFIQWSKDNDVPVGPGRGSGAGSLVAYALDITDLDPLEYDLLFERFLNPERVSMPDFDIDFCMDKRDQVIDHVAEMYGRDAVSQIITFGTMAAKAVIRDVGRVLGHPFGFVDRISKLVPPDPGMTLEKAFLAEPALQELYDGDEEVRELIDKCRILEGCTRNAGKHAGGVVISPTTITDFAPIYADAEGNFPVTQFDKNDVETAGLVKFDFLGLRTLTIIDWALGLVNPRLAKEGKPPVRIESIPLDDQASFNLLQNSETTAVFQLESRGMKDLIKRLQPDCFEDIIALVALFRPGPLQSGMVDNFIDRKHGREAVSYPDETWQHESLKETLEPTYGIILYQEQVMQIAQILAGYTLGGADMLRRAMGKKKPEEMAKQRGTFKEGAEANGVDGELSMKIFDLVEKFAGYGFNKSHSAAYALVSYQTLWLKTHYPAEFMAAVMTADMDNTEKVIGLVDECFRMKLKLLPPDINSGLYRFNVDEDGAIVYGIGAIKGVGEGPIEAIIEARNKGGYFKDLFDFCARLDLKKVNKRVIEKLILSGALDRLGPHRAAMMASLKDAVKAASQHHHAESFGQSDMFGVLTDAPEEVEHKYTQVPKWLEKVWLEGERETLGLYLTGHPINAYINELAKYTSCRLKDATPTRRDQSLTIAGLVIAARVMTTKRGTRIGLMTLDDRSGRMEVMLFSDALDRYAELLEKDKIVVVSGQVSFDDFNGGLKMSAREVMDLGSAREKYARGVSISIEQSQINGQFFERFSQIIEPYRAGTVPVNVYYQRADARARLTLGTEWRVTPSDTLLDELKQLLGNSQVELEFN; this is encoded by the coding sequence ATGTCAGATCCAAAATTTGTTCACCTCCGCGTACACAGTGACTTTTCAATGGTCGATGGCCTGTCCAAGGTACCGCCATTAGTTAAAAAAGTTGCAGAGATGGGTATGCCCGCTTTAGCACTGACCGACTTTACTAACCTATGCGGCTTGGTGAAGTTTTACGGTAATGCCCATGGCTGCGGGATTAAACCAATCATTGGTGCTGACTTCTTGATGCAGTCTCCAGAATTCGGTGACGAGTTGACTAAGCTCACTGTTCTCGCAATGGACAATAAAGGTTACAACAATCTAACATTATTGATTTCAAAGGCTTACCTTCGTGGCCATGTTCAACATCAGCCTGTTATTGATAAAGAGTGGCTAATTGAGAATGCAGACGGTCTGATTATTCTGTCGGGTGCCAAAGAAGGTGAGGTGGGTAAGGCGTTGCTGAAAGGCAACCGTGAGTTGGTTGCCAATAGTGTTGAGTTTTACAAAACACACTTTCCAGATCGTTTTTATTTAGAGCTGATTCGCACGGGTCGTCCTGATGAAGAGTCTTATCTCCACTTCGCGTTAGAGCTTGCTGAGCAGCAAGATCTGCCTGTTGTCGCAACCAATGAAGTAGTTTTCCTAACCGAAGATCTTTTCGATGCTCATGAGATCCGAGTGGCGATTCACGACGGTTTCACGATGGTCGATCCGCGTCGACCGAAAAATTACAGCCCTCAACAGTATCTGCGCAGTGAAGAAGAGATGTGTGAGTTGTTCTCTGACATCCCTGAGGCTCTGGAAAACAGTGTTGAGATCGCCAAGCGTTGTAATGTAACCGTTCGTTTGGGTGAATACTTCTTGCCTAACTTCCCAACCGAAGGTCTGGCGATCGAAGACTATTTGATTAAAAAATCAGAAGAAGGGCTTGAGCGTCGTTTGGCGTTTCTATTCCCGGATGAGAAAGTTCGCGCTGAACGCCGACCTGAATACGATGAGCGCCTGAAAATCGAGCTAGAAGTTATCAATAACATGGGGTTCCCCGGTTACTTCTTGATCGTCATGGAGTTCATCCAGTGGTCCAAAGATAACGATGTGCCAGTAGGCCCAGGGCGTGGTTCTGGTGCGGGTTCATTAGTGGCATACGCATTGGATATCACCGATCTTGACCCACTTGAATATGATCTACTTTTCGAGCGTTTCTTGAACCCAGAACGTGTATCCATGCCCGATTTCGATATCGACTTTTGTATGGATAAACGTGACCAAGTCATTGATCACGTTGCGGAGATGTACGGTCGTGATGCCGTTTCTCAGATCATCACTTTTGGTACCATGGCGGCAAAAGCGGTTATTCGCGACGTAGGGCGTGTGTTAGGTCACCCATTTGGCTTTGTTGATCGTATTTCTAAGCTGGTACCGCCCGATCCGGGTATGACACTAGAAAAAGCGTTCCTTGCCGAGCCTGCATTGCAAGAGCTTTACGATGGCGATGAAGAAGTCCGTGAGCTGATTGATAAATGTCGAATTCTAGAAGGCTGTACTCGCAACGCCGGTAAACATGCGGGTGGCGTTGTTATCTCACCGACCACGATCACCGATTTTGCGCCAATTTATGCTGATGCAGAAGGCAACTTTCCGGTCACGCAATTCGACAAGAATGATGTAGAAACCGCTGGCTTGGTTAAGTTTGACTTCTTGGGGCTGCGTACCCTGACGATCATTGACTGGGCGCTAGGCTTAGTCAACCCGCGTTTGGCAAAAGAGGGCAAACCGCCGGTTCGGATTGAATCGATTCCTCTGGACGATCAAGCGTCGTTTAATTTATTACAAAACTCTGAAACGACCGCAGTATTCCAATTGGAATCACGCGGTATGAAAGACTTGATCAAACGTCTCCAACCAGACTGTTTTGAAGATATTATCGCATTGGTAGCCTTGTTCCGTCCGGGCCCTCTGCAATCAGGCATGGTAGATAACTTTATCGACCGTAAGCACGGAAGAGAGGCGGTATCTTACCCTGATGAAACGTGGCAGCACGAATCGCTTAAAGAGACGCTAGAACCGACGTATGGCATCATCCTGTATCAAGAGCAGGTAATGCAAATCGCTCAGATCCTTGCAGGGTATACGCTTGGCGGAGCGGATATGTTGCGTCGTGCGATGGGTAAGAAAAAGCCAGAAGAGATGGCAAAACAGCGCGGTACCTTCAAAGAAGGTGCTGAAGCCAATGGTGTTGATGGCGAACTGTCCATGAAGATCTTTGACTTGGTAGAGAAGTTTGCGGGCTACGGTTTTAACAAATCTCACTCGGCGGCCTACGCACTGGTTTCTTATCAAACGCTGTGGCTGAAAACTCACTACCCTGCGGAGTTTATGGCAGCAGTAATGACCGCAGATATGGATAACACCGAAAAGGTTATTGGCCTTGTTGATGAATGTTTCCGCATGAAGCTTAAATTGCTGCCTCCTGATATTAATTCTGGTTTATACCGCTTTAATGTGGATGAAGATGGCGCGATTGTTTATGGTATCGGAGCCATCAAAGGGGTCGGCGAAGGGCCCATTGAAGCGATCATTGAAGCGCGAAATAAAGGCGGCTACTTTAAAGACTTGTTCGACTTCTGTGCGCGACTTGATCTGAAAAAAGTGAACAAGCGTGTTATCGAAAAGTTGATTCTGTCCGGAGCTTTAGATAGATTAGGCCCTCACCGAGCAGCGATGATGGCCTCATTGAAAGATGCGGTTAAGGCGGCGAGCCAACATCACCATGCTGAATCTTTCGGCCAATCGGATATGTTTGGTGTGTTGACTGACGCTCCGGAAGAGGTTGAACATAAATACACCCAAGTGCCCAAGTGGCTGGAAAAGGTTTGGCTTGAAGGGGAACGTGAAACGCTGGGCTTGTATTTAACGGGTCACCCGATTAATGCTTATATTAATGAATTGGCAAAATACACCAGCTGTCGTTTAAAAGATGCCACACCAACGCGTCGCGATCAGTCATTAACGATTGCAGGCTTGGTCATTGCTGCCAGAGTGATGACGACTAAGCGCGGAACACGAATTGGTTTGATGACCCTCGACGACCGATCGGGTCGTATGGAAGTGATGTTGTTCTCAGATGCACTCGATCGCTATGCCGAATTGCTTGAAAAAGACAAAATAGTGGTCGTTTCTGGACAGGTCAGCTTTGATGATTTCAATGGTGGGCTTAAAATGTCCGCGCGCGAGGTCATGGACTTAGGAAGCGCCCGTGAAAAATATGCTCGTGGGGTATCGATATCCATCGAACAATCCCAAATTAATGGTCAATTTTTTGAACGCTTTAGTCAAATCATAGAACCTTATAGAGCCGGAACGGTCCCAGTCAATGTATACTACCAGCGTGCCGACGCTAGAGCGCGGTTAACATTGGGCACAGAATGGCGCGTAACGCCAAGTGATACATTACTCGATGAATTAAAACAGCTGCTTGGAAATAGCCAAGTAGAACTCGAATTTAACTAA
- the bamA gene encoding outer membrane protein assembly factor BamA, translating into MAIKQILFASLLATSVAANGAQNFVVKDIKIEGLQRVALGAALLKMPVRIGDEVDQGDVSEIIRALYASGNFEDVKVLRDEGVLVIQVKERPTIASISFSGNKAIKEEQLQQNLDASGVREGEALDRTTLSNIEKGLEDFYYSVGKYNATVKAVVTPLPRNRADLKFVFTEGVSAKIQQINFIGNKVFSDAELLSRFNLNANVAWWNFLADEKYQKQVLAGDIEALKSYYLDRGYLKFKVDSTHVAISPDKKGVYITLGLDEGEAYTVKEVKFRGDLIGREADFAALVPFEDGDIYNGSSVTSLEENVKRILGESGYAYPQVRTIPEFNDETKEVSLVINVEAGSRIYVRDIRFTGNNSTKDEVLRREMRQMEGSWLNSKSIDTGKSRLNRLGYFETVDVQTVRVPGTEDQVDLVYNVKEANSGSINFGVGYGTESGISFQVGLQQDNFAGTGNRVGVSAMMNDYQKNLSLDYRDPYWNLDGVSLGGKIFYNEFEASEAGIVDYNNQSYGTSLTWGFPVDELNRIEFGVGYTHNKIGNVPTYVQVEQFTRSINQYGNENILTDDFDINISWTRNNLNRGFFPTEGNHQRAFAKMTVPGSDVKYFKLQYDVKHYIPLTKKHEFTLLMRGRLGYGNGYGKTDGNDNLFPFYENYYAGGFTTLRGFGSNSAGPKAVYGSSSGNNPTYSSATDDSVGGNAVALASIELIVPTPFASDEVRSQIRTSVFFDMASVWDTEFVDRGRPNSGGQYYYDYSDPTNYRSSYGAALQWMSPMGPLVFSLAKPVKIYEGDDEEFFTFTIGRTF; encoded by the coding sequence ATGGCGATTAAGCAAATTCTGTTCGCAAGTCTATTAGCCACCAGTGTGGCTGCGAATGGAGCACAAAACTTTGTGGTTAAAGACATTAAAATCGAAGGTTTACAGCGTGTTGCACTTGGTGCTGCTCTACTTAAAATGCCAGTTCGTATTGGCGACGAAGTAGATCAAGGCGATGTCTCTGAGATCATTCGTGCACTGTATGCTTCAGGTAATTTTGAAGACGTTAAAGTGCTTCGTGATGAAGGTGTTCTCGTTATTCAAGTGAAAGAGAGACCCACTATTGCCAGTATTTCCTTCTCAGGTAACAAGGCGATCAAAGAGGAGCAACTTCAACAGAACCTAGATGCATCTGGTGTTCGTGAAGGGGAAGCGCTTGATCGAACAACCTTAAGTAACATCGAGAAAGGTCTTGAAGACTTCTACTACAGCGTTGGTAAATATAACGCGACAGTAAAAGCCGTTGTTACGCCTTTGCCGCGTAATCGTGCAGACCTTAAGTTTGTGTTTACTGAAGGGGTATCCGCGAAGATTCAGCAAATTAACTTTATCGGTAACAAAGTTTTTTCTGATGCTGAATTATTGAGTCGTTTCAACTTGAACGCGAATGTCGCATGGTGGAATTTTCTTGCAGATGAAAAATATCAGAAGCAAGTACTGGCCGGCGATATCGAAGCGCTAAAATCTTACTACCTTGACCGTGGTTACCTGAAATTTAAGGTTGATTCTACGCATGTAGCGATTTCTCCCGACAAGAAAGGGGTTTATATCACTCTTGGTCTTGATGAAGGTGAAGCCTATACCGTTAAAGAGGTCAAATTCCGTGGTGATCTGATAGGGCGTGAAGCGGATTTTGCAGCCTTAGTACCTTTTGAGGATGGCGATATTTATAACGGTTCTTCCGTGACATCATTGGAAGAGAACGTAAAACGAATTCTTGGTGAGTCCGGTTATGCTTACCCGCAGGTTCGTACTATCCCAGAGTTTAATGATGAGACGAAAGAAGTTTCATTAGTGATCAACGTAGAAGCGGGTAGCCGTATTTATGTTCGTGATATTCGTTTTACAGGGAATAACTCGACCAAAGATGAAGTGTTACGACGTGAGATGCGTCAGATGGAAGGCAGTTGGCTTAACTCGAAATCGATTGATACCGGTAAGAGCCGTCTTAACCGTTTAGGTTACTTCGAAACGGTAGATGTACAAACGGTACGAGTTCCTGGCACTGAAGACCAAGTTGATTTGGTTTACAACGTGAAAGAAGCGAACTCAGGCAGTATTAACTTCGGTGTCGGCTACGGCACGGAATCTGGTATTAGTTTCCAAGTTGGTCTGCAACAAGATAACTTTGCTGGTACTGGTAATCGTGTTGGCGTTAGTGCCATGATGAACGATTACCAAAAAAACTTGAGCTTAGACTACCGTGACCCATACTGGAACCTTGATGGTGTCAGTTTAGGTGGGAAGATATTTTATAATGAATTCGAAGCCTCTGAGGCGGGTATTGTTGATTATAATAACCAAAGTTATGGCACCAGCCTAACATGGGGTTTCCCAGTCGACGAGCTTAATCGCATCGAGTTTGGTGTTGGTTATACGCACAACAAGATCGGTAACGTACCAACTTATGTCCAAGTTGAACAGTTCACGAGAAGTATTAACCAATATGGAAACGAAAATATCTTAACGGATGATTTCGATATCAATATCTCGTGGACTCGTAATAATCTTAACCGTGGTTTCTTCCCAACAGAGGGGAACCATCAACGTGCTTTTGCCAAAATGACAGTACCAGGTTCGGATGTTAAGTACTTTAAATTGCAGTACGATGTAAAACATTACATACCGCTGACCAAAAAGCATGAGTTCACTCTATTGATGCGTGGCCGATTAGGCTATGGTAATGGTTACGGTAAAACAGATGGTAACGACAACTTGTTCCCATTCTATGAAAACTACTATGCGGGTGGCTTCACTACGCTACGTGGTTTTGGCTCTAACTCGGCAGGTCCAAAAGCGGTTTACGGCAGTAGCTCCGGTAATAACCCTACCTACAGCTCTGCAACCGATGATTCGGTTGGTGGTAACGCGGTGGCTTTGGCTAGTATAGAGTTAATCGTACCAACGCCGTTTGCTTCAGATGAAGTACGAAGTCAGATCCGAACCAGTGTCTTCTTTGATATGGCCAGTGTATGGGATACAGAATTCGTAGATCGTGGTAGGCCTAATAGTGGTGGCCAATATTACTACGATTACTCTGATCCAACCAATTACCGTTCATCTTATGGTGCTGCTCTTCAGTGGATGTCACCGATGGGCCCACTGGTTTTCTCTTTAGCGAAACCAGTTAAAATTTACGAAGGTGATGATGAGGAATTCTTCACATTTACCATTGGTAGAACTTTCTAA
- the lpxB gene encoding lipid-A-disaccharide synthase — translation MAQQDTQTNSSNFVSNEPLRVGIVVGELSGDTLGEGFIKAIKSQYPNAEFVGIGGPKMKALGCESLFEMEELAVMGLVEVLGRLPRLLKVKAELVKHFTQNPPDVFVGIDAPDFNLRLELDLKKAGIKTVHYVSPSVWAWRPKRIFKIDKATDLVLAFLPFEKAFYDKYNVACEFVGHTLADALPLEPSKRDARERLGLDQDKPWLAVLPGSRGGEMGLIAQPFIETCQRVKQKYPDINFVVALVNEQRKKQFIEIWQSTAPELEFTLVEDTATNVITAADSVLLASGTVALECMLLKRPMVVGYKVNKLTGYIVKKLSITEFVSLPNILAGEEIVKEHILEECHPDFLFPSVDKMLSADNSALIARFTEMHHWIRKDADKQAANAVLKLIGRPFVEA, via the coding sequence ATGGCACAGCAAGATACACAAACCAATAGCTCGAACTTTGTTTCGAATGAACCACTGCGTGTGGGTATTGTTGTTGGAGAACTGTCAGGCGATACGCTGGGTGAAGGCTTTATCAAAGCGATCAAATCACAATACCCGAATGCTGAGTTCGTTGGCATTGGCGGCCCGAAAATGAAAGCGCTGGGTTGTGAGTCTCTTTTCGAAATGGAAGAGTTGGCCGTGATGGGCTTAGTTGAAGTGCTTGGCCGTTTACCTCGCTTGTTAAAAGTAAAAGCAGAGCTGGTTAAGCATTTCACTCAAAACCCACCCGATGTGTTTGTCGGTATCGATGCGCCTGACTTCAATCTAAGACTTGAATTGGATCTCAAAAAAGCAGGCATTAAAACGGTGCATTACGTGAGCCCTTCCGTATGGGCTTGGCGTCCAAAGCGTATCTTTAAAATCGACAAGGCAACCGACTTGGTCTTGGCTTTCTTGCCGTTCGAAAAAGCGTTCTACGATAAATATAACGTTGCTTGTGAGTTTGTTGGTCACACGTTAGCAGATGCATTGCCTTTGGAACCGAGTAAACGAGACGCTCGAGAACGGCTGGGCTTAGACCAAGATAAGCCTTGGCTCGCCGTATTACCGGGCAGTCGTGGTGGTGAGATGGGTTTGATTGCTCAACCCTTTATCGAAACTTGCCAGCGTGTTAAGCAGAAGTACCCTGATATCAACTTTGTTGTTGCGCTGGTCAATGAACAGCGAAAAAAACAGTTTATCGAGATCTGGCAATCGACGGCTCCTGAGCTTGAATTCACGTTAGTTGAAGATACGGCAACCAATGTGATTACCGCGGCTGATTCTGTGCTTTTGGCTTCAGGTACCGTGGCGCTTGAATGTATGTTACTTAAGCGTCCGATGGTCGTCGGCTACAAGGTCAATAAGCTCACTGGCTATATCGTGAAGAAATTGTCGATCACAGAATTTGTGTCGCTACCGAATATCCTCGCGGGTGAAGAGATCGTGAAAGAGCATATTCTTGAAGAGTGTCACCCAGACTTTTTGTTCCCGTCTGTCGATAAAATGCTATCAGCCGATAACAGTGCCTTGATCGCACGCTTTACCGAGATGCATCACTGGATCCGTAAAGATGCTGATAAACAGGCGGCTAACGCGGTGTTGAAATTGATTGGCCGACCTTTTGTTGAAGCATAA
- the lpxA gene encoding acyl-ACP--UDP-N-acetylglucosamine O-acyltransferase, whose translation MIHETAKIHPAAVIEGDVTIGANVTVGPFTYIAGNVTIGDDTEVMSHVVIKGHTTIGKQNRIFPHAVIGEENQDKKYGGEETTVVIGDRNVIREAVQIHRGTVQDKATTVIGDDNLLCVNAHVAHDVIVGNHTHIGNNAILGGHVTVGDYAGVMALSAVHPFCSIGAYAYIGGCSAVVQDVLPYVLAQGNHAAPFGLNLVGLKRNGFEKPEIRALQKAYKELYRSGKTLEEAKAALVEMAKEFTSIALMLEMLESSERGIIR comes from the coding sequence ATGATCCATGAAACAGCGAAAATTCACCCGGCAGCCGTCATCGAAGGTGATGTCACTATCGGTGCTAACGTGACGGTTGGGCCTTTCACTTACATTGCTGGTAACGTGACAATTGGTGACGACACCGAAGTGATGTCGCATGTGGTGATCAAAGGTCACACAACCATTGGCAAACAAAACCGTATCTTCCCACACGCTGTTATTGGTGAAGAAAACCAAGACAAGAAATACGGCGGTGAAGAGACGACGGTTGTGATCGGTGATCGCAACGTGATCCGTGAAGCTGTTCAAATTCACCGCGGCACGGTACAAGACAAAGCAACCACTGTGATTGGTGATGACAATTTACTTTGTGTTAATGCTCACGTAGCGCATGATGTTATTGTTGGTAACCACACTCACATTGGTAACAACGCTATTCTTGGTGGTCACGTAACGGTGGGCGATTACGCGGGTGTTATGGCTCTTTCTGCCGTTCACCCATTCTGCTCAATTGGTGCTTACGCTTATATTGGTGGCTGTTCTGCGGTTGTTCAAGATGTACTGCCGTACGTGCTTGCACAGGGTAACCATGCTGCTCCATTCGGTCTTAACTTAGTAGGCTTGAAGCGTAACGGATTTGAGAAACCAGAAATTCGTGCATTACAGAAAGCGTACAAAGAGTTATACCGTTCAGGTAAAACACTTGAAGAAGCGAAAGCAGCTTTAGTTGAAATGGCGAAAGAGTTTACTTCGATAGCCCTTATGCTAGAAATGCTAGAGAGCTCTGAACGCGGTATTATTCGTTAA
- the fabZ gene encoding 3-hydroxyacyl-ACP dehydratase FabZ, with protein MTTEQTTMNITEIQELLPHRYPFLMVDRVTSFEKEKTLTAIKNVSVNEPQFTGHFPQLPVFPGVLILEAMAQATGLLAFKSFGAPSGNELYYFASIDKAKFRKPVVPGDQLVIDVEFLKERRGIASFNGVAKVDGVVVCSAELKCARREF; from the coding sequence TTGACTACTGAACAGACAACGATGAACATTACTGAAATTCAGGAACTATTACCTCATCGCTACCCATTCTTAATGGTTGATCGTGTGACTAGCTTTGAAAAAGAAAAAACACTGACCGCAATTAAGAATGTCTCTGTTAACGAACCTCAGTTCACAGGCCACTTCCCTCAGCTTCCGGTATTCCCGGGCGTGTTGATCTTAGAAGCAATGGCACAAGCAACAGGCCTTCTAGCGTTCAAATCTTTCGGTGCGCCTTCTGGTAATGAGCTGTACTACTTTGCCAGTATCGACAAAGCAAAATTCCGTAAGCCGGTGGTACCTGGTGACCAACTGGTTATTGACGTTGAATTCTTAAAAGAGCGTCGTGGTATCGCATCGTTCAACGGTGTTGCAAAAGTTGACGGCGTGGTTGTATGTTCGGCTGAACTTAAATGTGCTCGCAGAGAGTTTTAA